A genomic stretch from Phycisphaerae bacterium includes:
- a CDS encoding prepilin-type N-terminal cleavage/methylation domain-containing protein: protein MSDSPDFTNIASRRRLAFTLIELLVVIAIIALLISILLPALNHARKVGQAVKCAANLKDIGSAMAGYQTEWSGTYPPAYIYPTDPQGNYDFYAQDASHPFGYLHWSWFLYNRGTVDDKSFMCPGYYKGGAPRTNPGARGEWEEGQVDQGGGGPPGDVEDSQAKRLAYAGNAAIFPRNKFTEALSGGQRVNIFTSDSHIGDAGKTILVTEYADNWKVTATGEGGGLLSKAHRSINPFTHLSSGSDEYSAGPDTPGFSYGNGPYYGLLPKKSMQNATGMLDTPGIMETNAVGRHHIGATDSYIGGTANFLYADGHVEKKSVLETVKNWEWGTRYFSITGHNKIGPPY from the coding sequence GTGAGCGACTCCCCAGATTTCACGAACATTGCGTCGAGGAGGCGTCTGGCATTCACGTTGATTGAATTGCTGGTCGTCATCGCGATCATCGCCCTACTGATATCCATCCTGTTGCCGGCCCTGAACCACGCCCGCAAGGTCGGGCAGGCCGTGAAGTGCGCCGCCAATCTGAAGGACATCGGGTCCGCCATGGCGGGATATCAAACCGAATGGTCGGGAACCTATCCGCCTGCCTACATCTATCCGACGGATCCACAGGGCAATTACGACTTTTACGCACAGGATGCGTCGCATCCGTTCGGCTACCTCCACTGGTCGTGGTTTCTCTACAACCGCGGCACCGTCGATGACAAGAGCTTCATGTGCCCGGGGTATTACAAAGGCGGCGCGCCGCGCACCAACCCGGGCGCTCGGGGAGAATGGGAAGAGGGACAAGTCGATCAGGGCGGCGGCGGTCCGCCCGGCGACGTCGAAGACTCCCAGGCGAAACGACTGGCCTATGCGGGAAATGCCGCGATCTTCCCGCGAAACAAATTTACGGAAGCTCTATCGGGCGGTCAGCGCGTCAACATCTTCACCAGCGACAGCCACATCGGCGATGCCGGCAAGACGATTCTCGTCACCGAATACGCGGACAATTGGAAAGTGACGGCGACCGGCGAAGGCGGCGGCCTCCTCTCCAAGGCACATCGCTCCATCAACCCCTTTACCCATTTGAGCAGTGGCTCGGACGAATATTCCGCTGGTCCGGATACCCCCGGGTTTAGCTACGGCAACGGGCCGTACTACGGACTCTTGCCCAAGAAATCGATGCAGAACGCGACCGGTATGCTGGACACGCCGGGCATTATGGAAACCAACGCGGTGGGCCGGCACCACATCGGCGCGACGGACAGTTACATCGGCGGCACCGCGAACTTCCTCTACGCCGATGGTCACGTGGAAAAGAAATCGGTGCTGGAGACGGTGAAAAACTGGGAGTGGGGCACCCGGTATTTCTCCATCACCGGGCACAACAAGATCGGACCGCCGTATTGA
- a CDS encoding sigma-70 family RNA polymerase sigma factor, with product MNSAAARRMDDTDPRRTDAEAVARTLSGDLTAYDRLIEKYQRRAVAVSYRLLGNVADAQDVCQEAFLRAFRSLETLKEPERFGAWLMRIVSNLSLNFRRGRRPTLALATSDEDAGPHDSRIAAKSEYSGGAERMAGQETQAAVTAAVEALPPQQRLALVLFAMEGLSQKEVAEIMECSVEMVKWNVFQARKTLKDQLAEYLEE from the coding sequence TTGAACAGCGCGGCGGCCCGCCGGATGGATGACACCGACCCCCGACGTACCGACGCAGAGGCTGTCGCGAGGACGCTCTCAGGCGACCTGACGGCCTACGACCGGCTGATTGAAAAATACCAGCGGCGGGCAGTGGCCGTGTCGTACCGGCTTCTGGGCAACGTGGCGGATGCCCAGGACGTTTGTCAGGAGGCCTTTCTCAGGGCGTTTCGGTCGCTGGAAACGTTGAAGGAGCCAGAACGGTTCGGCGCATGGTTGATGCGGATTGTCAGCAATCTGTCGCTCAACTTTCGGCGCGGCCGGAGACCGACGCTGGCCCTGGCGACAAGCGACGAAGACGCCGGACCGCACGATTCGCGGATCGCGGCGAAGAGTGAATATAGCGGGGGTGCGGAGCGTATGGCGGGTCAGGAAACCCAGGCGGCCGTGACAGCGGCCGTGGAGGCCCTGCCGCCCCAGCAAAGATTGGCCCTGGTGCTTTTCGCGATGGAGGGGCTTTCCCAAAAGGAAGTCGCGGAAATCATGGAGTGCAGCGTCGAAATGGTGAAGTGGAACGTCTTTCAAGCCCGAAAAACATTGAAGGACCAGTTGGCGGAATATCTGGAAGAATGA
- a CDS encoding zf-HC2 domain-containing protein, whose product MNDQRETYEQLLSERADGELTSEQRADLERALASDADLARQAGAYQGLHALLDAWRAVPSDIDWQNLSARISREVGEEAALVAVEPIDNLVSRAHGPIPDVDWPQLQSRISAAVRADAAAGHGAGTGLTRRSWSRMAKRIVAIGAPLAAAAAIALALWLPRTSSPVAPTGPTPTKAMIVVSYETPQPAGKVKVAFEEKPYTGPDTEAVSNGAAIANGPSRAFPRERVEETVLY is encoded by the coding sequence ATGAACGATCAACGCGAAACATATGAGCAGCTCTTGAGCGAGCGGGCTGACGGCGAATTGACGTCGGAACAGCGAGCTGACTTGGAGCGTGCCCTCGCCTCTGATGCGGATTTGGCTCGCCAAGCCGGCGCCTACCAGGGGCTTCACGCCCTTCTCGACGCGTGGCGCGCCGTGCCTAGCGATATCGATTGGCAGAATCTCTCGGCGCGGATCAGCCGCGAAGTCGGCGAGGAAGCCGCTTTGGTTGCGGTTGAGCCCATCGACAATCTCGTGAGTCGTGCGCATGGGCCGATTCCTGACGTCGATTGGCCACAACTCCAGTCGCGAATCTCCGCGGCCGTCCGGGCTGATGCCGCAGCGGGGCATGGTGCCGGTACAGGCCTGACGCGCCGCTCCTGGTCGCGCATGGCCAAACGGATCGTCGCCATCGGTGCGCCCCTCGCGGCGGCTGCGGCCATCGCCCTGGCCCTGTGGTTGCCGCGAACTTCGTCACCGGTCGCTCCGACGGGTCCGACGCCGACGAAGGCCATGATTGTCGTCTCGTATGAGACGCCGCAGCCCGCGGGCAAGGTCAAGGTCGCGTTCGAGGAAAAGCCCTACACCGGCCCCGACACCGAAGCAGTATCCAACGGCGCGGCGATCGCCAACGGACCATCGCGGGCCTTTCCCCGCGAGCGCGTTGAAGAGACCGTGCTATACTGA
- a CDS encoding STN domain-containing protein codes for MISITKSIVGFAACLATMWVQPQPPPAESGAAPLPALDQKLEQFTVSDAEIADALAEMGKQVGLSISLDDRALELLPWGKQTKLAQVNVSNASLREILPQLLSPLGMTYETRDGGIVIVPTEPLKRLNRRLTWEDLKLLKQAAESEYTPENFAAFKVQYRITSKIDAAKMLEHQLARSGRGTVAEMLETATGALGWIWFPEEDHIVIRTGQAQIASLLSRRVTARYANVPLTQILTDLADKAGVALTMEPGMMTKLPPSTAQSYTLFLQSSSIRQALESIAAETGLKYEITRDGVNVGLSDAVTDAGKPGGSTRSSPYVAKLIVPGVDGSYSVEFLVRAEDLPQDILDYRDQMLGDFIQKVRREMAPPEVPGSPNTP; via the coding sequence ATGATTTCCATTACGAAATCCATTGTCGGATTTGCGGCGTGCCTGGCGACGATGTGGGTCCAACCCCAGCCTCCGCCCGCCGAATCCGGCGCCGCCCCGCTGCCGGCGCTGGACCAAAAGCTCGAACAATTCACCGTCAGCGACGCGGAGATCGCCGATGCTCTGGCGGAGATGGGAAAGCAAGTCGGCCTGTCGATTTCTCTCGACGATCGCGCCCTGGAACTGCTCCCCTGGGGAAAACAGACCAAGCTCGCGCAGGTCAACGTGTCGAATGCATCGCTTCGCGAAATTCTCCCGCAACTATTGAGCCCCCTGGGCATGACGTACGAAACGCGCGATGGCGGGATCGTGATCGTTCCGACGGAGCCCCTCAAGCGCCTCAATCGCCGGCTCACCTGGGAGGACCTCAAGCTGCTGAAGCAGGCCGCCGAGTCGGAGTACACGCCGGAGAACTTCGCGGCGTTCAAGGTGCAATACCGTATTACCAGCAAGATCGATGCGGCGAAGATGCTCGAACATCAACTGGCCCGAAGCGGTCGCGGGACGGTGGCCGAGATGTTGGAGACCGCAACGGGAGCCTTGGGATGGATCTGGTTCCCGGAAGAGGACCATATCGTCATTCGGACCGGCCAGGCGCAGATTGCCAGCCTTCTTTCCCGCCGAGTGACCGCCCGCTATGCGAACGTGCCGCTGACGCAGATTCTGACGGACCTGGCCGACAAGGCGGGCGTGGCGCTGACGATGGAGCCGGGCATGATGACCAAGCTTCCGCCGTCGACCGCACAGAGCTACACGCTCTTTCTACAGTCCTCGTCGATTCGTCAGGCGCTGGAATCCATCGCCGCGGAGACCGGTCTGAAGTACGAAATCACGCGGGACGGTGTCAATGTGGGTTTGTCGGACGCCGTGACGGACGCAGGAAAGCCCGGGGGCTCGACGCGTAGTTCGCCGTATGTCGCCAAACTCATCGTTCCCGGCGTTGATGGGAGCTACAGCGTAGAGTTTCTGGTCCGCGCGGAAGATCTGCCACAGGATATTCTCGATTATCGCGACCAGATGCTGGGCGACTTTATCCAAAAAGTCCGCCGCGAAATGGCCCCTCCGGAAGTGCCGGGTTCGCCCAATACACCATAG
- the deoC gene encoding deoxyribose-phosphate aldolase, producing MGLAAGAGPIARDVAQYIDHTLLKPEATSKQIEQLCKEAMESGFASVCINPSWVRLATNCLKGSPVAVCTVVGFPLGAHVPEIKALEARRAIREGAGEIDMVINIGALKSGDDEGVYRDIKAVVDACADGRAICKVIIECALLTDDEKVRACKAAKRARADFVKTSTGFSTGGATAADVALMSEAVAGTRMGVKAAGGIRSYEDLRAMVQAGATRIGASAGVQIIKEAKTGKSSGAVAAADSKGGKDKY from the coding sequence ATGGGCCTCGCCGCGGGGGCTGGCCCGATTGCTCGCGATGTTGCCCAGTACATCGATCACACGCTGCTCAAGCCCGAGGCGACGAGCAAGCAGATCGAGCAGCTTTGCAAAGAAGCGATGGAAAGCGGCTTTGCCTCGGTCTGCATCAACCCGTCATGGGTCCGGCTGGCTACCAACTGCCTGAAGGGCTCGCCGGTCGCCGTGTGCACTGTGGTTGGTTTTCCGCTCGGCGCGCACGTGCCGGAGATCAAGGCCCTGGAAGCTCGCCGGGCGATCCGCGAAGGGGCCGGCGAGATCGACATGGTGATCAATATCGGCGCGCTCAAAAGCGGCGACGACGAGGGCGTTTATCGCGACATCAAGGCGGTCGTGGATGCCTGCGCCGACGGCCGGGCGATCTGCAAGGTCATCATCGAATGCGCTTTGCTGACGGACGATGAAAAGGTCCGTGCGTGCAAGGCCGCCAAGCGGGCGCGAGCGGACTTCGTCAAGACAAGCACGGGATTTTCGACCGGCGGGGCGACGGCCGCCGACGTGGCGCTCATGAGCGAGGCGGTGGCAGGGACGCGGATGGGCGTCAAGGCCGCGGGTGGCATCCGTAGTTACGAGGACCTGCGGGCGATGGTGCAGGCCGGGGCGACGCGAATCGGGGCGAGTGCGGGCGTGCAGATCATCAAGGAAGCCAAGACGGGGAAGTCTTCGGGCGCGGTCGCAGCGGCGGACTCCAAGGGCGGGAAAGACAAGTATTAA
- the hflX gene encoding GTPase HflX gives MLVGLILPGQEPAGTRYDPLAELAALAEAAGANIVGRMIQRRPKTCPATYIGKGKAAELADYVIEKEADIVIFDNDLSPSQIRENEALCKRRVIDRTELILDIFASRARTNTAKLQVELAQLEYTAPRLRGMWTHLERIAGAGGGGKVGAVGGIGTRGPGERQIEIDRRIVQKRVSFLRGQLAQIDKRKLREVRSRSDYFTVSLVGYTNAGKSTLMNALTGAGTFVADKLFATLDTKTRRWDLGGGQTALLSDTVGFVRNLPHHLVASFRATLEETIHSDLILHVVDAASHDASAQIRAVEQVLAELGCQDIPRINVFNKIDAVGDDSAIHLLRVSQPEAVEVSAATGQGIPYVVDRVLQHMRDRYVRITVETDSSNGRLLAYISKYGHILGQDYEDGRMRLDIRLPTAEVQRVVNLGGVLKSA, from the coding sequence GTGCTCGTCGGGTTAATTTTGCCCGGTCAGGAGCCGGCGGGGACGCGGTACGATCCGCTCGCGGAGCTGGCCGCACTGGCCGAGGCCGCGGGGGCGAACATCGTCGGGCGGATGATTCAGCGCCGCCCGAAAACGTGCCCCGCGACCTACATTGGTAAGGGCAAGGCGGCCGAGCTGGCGGACTACGTCATCGAAAAAGAGGCCGACATCGTCATTTTCGACAACGATCTTTCCCCTTCGCAAATCCGCGAGAATGAGGCGCTTTGCAAGCGCCGGGTCATCGACCGCACCGAACTGATCCTCGACATTTTCGCCAGCCGGGCGCGGACGAATACCGCGAAATTGCAGGTGGAGCTTGCGCAACTGGAATACACCGCTCCGCGCCTCCGCGGCATGTGGACCCACCTGGAGCGCATTGCCGGCGCGGGCGGCGGCGGCAAGGTCGGCGCGGTCGGCGGCATCGGGACGCGCGGGCCCGGCGAACGGCAGATCGAAATCGACCGGCGCATTGTGCAAAAACGTGTGTCGTTTCTTCGCGGGCAACTGGCCCAAATCGACAAGCGCAAACTCCGCGAGGTCCGCTCGCGCAGCGACTATTTTACCGTCAGCCTCGTGGGCTACACCAACGCCGGGAAGAGCACGCTCATGAACGCGCTGACCGGCGCGGGGACCTTCGTCGCCGACAAGCTCTTCGCCACCCTTGATACCAAAACTCGCCGCTGGGACCTGGGCGGTGGCCAGACCGCACTGCTCTCTGATACGGTTGGATTCGTTCGCAACCTGCCGCACCATCTTGTCGCTTCCTTTCGGGCAACGCTGGAAGAAACGATCCACTCGGACCTGATTCTCCACGTCGTGGATGCCGCCAGCCACGACGCCTCCGCGCAAATTCGCGCGGTTGAGCAGGTGCTTGCCGAATTGGGCTGCCAGGATATCCCCCGCATCAACGTCTTCAACAAAATCGACGCCGTGGGCGACGACTCCGCCATCCACCTGTTGCGCGTCAGCCAGCCGGAAGCGGTCGAAGTGTCCGCCGCCACGGGGCAGGGCATTCCCTATGTTGTCGATCGCGTCCTCCAGCACATGCGCGATCGCTATGTCCGAATTACCGTTGAGACCGATAGCTCCAATGGGCGATTGCTCGCGTACATCAGCAAGTATGGCCACATTCTCGGACAGGATTATGAAGATGGACGGATGCGCCTGGACATACGCCTCCCCACGGCCGAAGTGCAGCGGGTCGTCAATCTCGGCGGCGTGCTGAAGTCCGCGTAG
- a CDS encoding PilZ domain-containing protein: MNESITLDTSASQNALEWAIRTQAQIVLESAVIPNTTVNGSLISGDEHALLLEITGQPARDPNLLVDAAAQVQVYSDRRYSFATTITAAPHWGDTRALAIDRPSILTVVDRRRFVRARLAPSSLVKVEWRHAGADHRRVATLLNISADGLACRIEDPAAMAIEPRDPLRVQFSLPGQHSTFHLTAAASNVTPAGGGATILGLQFTRSMETAQLLKELRASLRSPHEAGIESEALV; the protein is encoded by the coding sequence ATGAACGAGAGTATCACGCTCGACACCTCGGCTTCCCAAAATGCCCTGGAATGGGCGATTCGCACGCAGGCTCAAATCGTGCTCGAATCGGCGGTCATTCCTAATACCACCGTAAACGGAAGCCTGATCAGCGGCGACGAACATGCCCTGCTGCTGGAGATTACCGGCCAACCCGCCCGCGATCCCAATTTGCTCGTCGATGCCGCGGCGCAGGTGCAGGTTTACAGCGACCGGCGCTACAGCTTCGCGACGACGATCACCGCCGCGCCCCATTGGGGCGACACGCGAGCGCTGGCCATCGATCGTCCGTCGATTCTCACGGTCGTGGATCGGCGACGGTTCGTGCGGGCGCGCCTGGCCCCGTCGTCGCTCGTGAAGGTCGAATGGCGGCACGCCGGCGCGGATCATCGGCGCGTCGCCACACTCCTGAACATCAGTGCGGATGGCCTGGCTTGTCGAATCGAAGATCCGGCAGCCATGGCTATTGAGCCCCGTGATCCGCTGCGCGTGCAATTCTCCCTTCCGGGGCAACATTCGACGTTTCACTTGACGGCCGCGGCGTCCAACGTGACGCCCGCCGGCGGCGGCGCGACAATTCTGGGTCTGCAATTCACTCGCTCCATGGAGACGGCCCAACTGCTCAAGGAACTCCGCGCGTCGTTGCGTTCGCCGCACGAGGCCGGTATTGAATCGGAAGCCCTGGTATGA
- a CDS encoding matrixin family metalloprotease, which yields MQTWNGIVLITLLLLIGLALGAAVTPSDSCQTPDAVAAAVAQPAACVHPTVLARAKNLDRAVSPEILSLATRLRQIIDCGPNASGPPIFCFDPSTPDVDMTILYDLVPELNPALRYQFGDSSRWGGSSQQGNPTTLSWSFVPDGLSVDGETSTLFSSMDAKFGNRALWVGRVQACFDRWAALTGTSYVRVTAPGVDWDDGAAWFTAGDDVNRGDVRIASIIIDGGSGVLAYNYFPETGDMVLDSSEAWGVFSANNHRFFRNTIMHEHGHGLGFSHQCPIYETALMEPFLSTMFDGPQHDDIRAGQRGYGDANEINDSSASATNIGTVIFGSPVSYGSVPTPGVSHGSILSIDADVDQDWYRFTVIADSTASVTLSPTGLNYDSSPQNCSGNPGSCCSFNFTDSLSIYDLGVQLVDSDGSTVLATASAQPAGSDETLTDIPLPNSPGDYYIRVYPLDSNTRSQLYKLNISVVTVGADISSPQPDPIGFEQPPLPDSTSAITMIANEATDATAPISYQFDFVSGGAGGTDSPFQASRSYTDTGLLPNRNYTYRVRTRDSAPAPGPNTGAYSASVIGTTHIETPTGVAIGTVTDTTVQMSATGIISFYDSGQAGLFFDSVTPGGNTGLNEWIQVNTDTATNLVPNTEYELRAKARNRNAIETVDFSPSSFVVTLAAVPGAPVLTSATSATMYLDPDSVNNSAATEMVIQCTATSPFDANWDGQFVSASGVPSASEVWQNDAAWGNLLLTGMQPETQYTFAVKARNLSLIETAFGPAASMSTTSTTFCSVLGDVNNSAFLDGGDIAGFVRVKLGVPEPGDVVPCADYGNGDVALDTAEFVDDLLDE from the coding sequence ATGCAAACTTGGAACGGAATCGTGCTGATCACCCTGCTCCTGCTCATCGGTTTGGCCCTGGGGGCTGCCGTGACTCCATCCGACTCCTGTCAAACCCCTGACGCGGTAGCTGCAGCGGTCGCTCAGCCGGCGGCGTGCGTTCATCCGACCGTCCTCGCCCGAGCCAAGAATCTGGATCGCGCGGTATCGCCCGAAATCTTATCTTTAGCAACCCGCTTGCGGCAGATCATCGATTGCGGGCCGAACGCCTCGGGCCCGCCGATCTTTTGTTTCGACCCCAGCACTCCCGATGTGGACATGACGATTCTTTACGATCTGGTCCCGGAGCTGAATCCCGCTCTCCGCTACCAGTTCGGCGATAGTTCCCGTTGGGGCGGTTCGAGTCAGCAGGGAAATCCCACCACGCTGAGCTGGAGTTTTGTCCCCGACGGCCTTTCGGTAGATGGCGAAACCAGCACACTGTTTAGTTCGATGGACGCGAAGTTCGGGAATCGCGCTCTATGGGTCGGGCGCGTGCAGGCGTGCTTTGATCGCTGGGCGGCGCTTACGGGGACCAGCTATGTTCGCGTGACGGCGCCGGGGGTTGACTGGGACGACGGCGCGGCGTGGTTCACGGCCGGCGACGACGTGAATCGCGGCGACGTGCGTATCGCCAGCATCATCATAGACGGCGGATCCGGCGTCCTTGCCTACAACTACTTTCCCGAGACCGGCGACATGGTCCTCGATTCTTCCGAGGCCTGGGGCGTCTTCTCGGCCAACAACCATCGATTCTTTCGCAATACGATTATGCACGAACACGGCCACGGCCTGGGCTTCAGCCACCAATGCCCCATTTACGAAACCGCCCTCATGGAGCCCTTTCTGAGCACGATGTTCGACGGACCGCAACACGACGACATTCGCGCCGGCCAACGCGGCTATGGCGACGCTAACGAGATCAACGATTCCTCCGCCAGCGCCACGAACATTGGTACGGTGATCTTCGGATCGCCCGTATCCTACGGGTCGGTTCCCACGCCCGGCGTCTCGCACGGCTCAATTCTCTCGATTGACGCCGATGTCGATCAGGACTGGTATCGCTTTACGGTCATCGCCGACAGCACGGCCTCCGTTACCCTTTCGCCCACCGGGTTGAATTACGATTCAAGCCCGCAGAATTGCTCGGGCAACCCCGGGAGTTGTTGCTCGTTCAATTTCACCGATAGTTTGTCCATCTACGATCTCGGCGTGCAACTTGTCGATTCCGATGGGTCCACCGTGCTGGCTACGGCCAGCGCTCAGCCTGCCGGATCGGATGAAACCCTGACCGACATTCCCTTGCCCAACAGCCCGGGCGATTACTACATTCGCGTTTATCCCCTCGATTCGAATACGAGATCGCAACTTTACAAGCTGAACATTTCCGTCGTCACGGTCGGCGCCGACATCAGTTCGCCGCAACCCGATCCCATCGGCTTTGAGCAGCCGCCGCTCCCCGATAGCACCTCGGCGATCACGATGATTGCCAACGAAGCGACGGACGCGACGGCGCCCATCTCCTACCAGTTTGATTTTGTCAGCGGCGGTGCCGGCGGCACCGACAGCCCGTTCCAGGCCTCGCGTAGCTACACCGATACCGGCCTGCTGCCCAACCGGAATTACACCTATCGCGTCCGTACCCGCGATAGCGCCCCAGCGCCCGGGCCCAATACCGGCGCCTATTCCGCGAGCGTCATCGGCACGACACATATCGAAACACCGACCGGCGTGGCCATCGGCACCGTCACCGATACCACGGTGCAAATGTCCGCGACCGGCATCATCAGTTTCTACGACTCCGGGCAGGCCGGATTGTTCTTTGATTCCGTTACGCCCGGCGGTAACACAGGCCTTAACGAGTGGATACAGGTCAACACCGACACGGCGACCAATCTTGTCCCCAATACGGAATATGAACTCCGGGCCAAGGCGCGAAACCGCAATGCCATAGAGACCGTTGACTTCAGCCCCTCCAGCTTTGTCGTAACGCTGGCCGCCGTCCCCGGTGCGCCCGTCTTGACCAGCGCCACCAGCGCCACGATGTACCTCGATCCCGATTCGGTGAACAACTCCGCCGCAACGGAAATGGTCATTCAATGCACGGCCACTTCGCCTTTCGACGCCAATTGGGATGGTCAGTTCGTTTCCGCATCCGGCGTTCCGTCGGCGTCCGAGGTATGGCAAAACGACGCCGCATGGGGCAACCTGCTTCTGACCGGTATGCAGCCGGAGACGCAATATACCTTTGCCGTAAAGGCCCGGAACCTGTCGCTCATTGAGACGGCATTCGGCCCGGCCGCGTCGATGAGCACGACGAGCACGACATTTTGCTCGGTCTTGGGCGACGTGAATAACAGCGCGTTCCTCGACGGCGGCGACATCGCCGGTTTCGTCCGCGTCAAGCTTGGCGTCCCCGAGCCCGGCGATGTGGTTCCCTGCGCCGACTACGGAAACGGCGATGTCGCGCTTGATACGGCCGAGTTTGTGGACGACCTTCTCGACGAATAA
- the thiE gene encoding thiamine phosphate synthase, protein MDPGVLRILDANLNRSREGLRVVEDYARMVLNDDGLTARIKDFRHSIAALADSIGPHSMLAARDTPGDVGTRISVADEQFRENPARVATAALKRVGEALRCIEEFSKIECLSAATGAEKLRYELYSIEQDALLTCPRRQRLSRARLHVLVTASLCRGDWLDVCHRVLAGGAEVLQLREKDLPDCELLARARTMREITRAHNALLIINDRPDIARLADADGVHVGALDLPVVAVRQIAGPTMLVGKSTHSVDDARAAIAEAPDYIAVGPMFRSPTKPDVPVQGPSLLAEVAVLTDLPIVAIGGVTAQNMDRLRAPRHFAVAVSSAVIGAADPEAAVRGLLTALPRDPLIT, encoded by the coding sequence ATGGACCCCGGCGTACTTCGAATCCTCGATGCCAACCTGAATCGGTCGCGTGAAGGCCTTCGCGTCGTCGAGGACTACGCGCGAATGGTACTCAACGACGACGGCCTTACGGCCCGCATCAAGGACTTTCGCCACTCCATCGCCGCGCTGGCCGATTCCATCGGTCCACATTCGATGCTCGCGGCGCGCGACACGCCCGGCGACGTGGGCACGCGGATCAGCGTCGCCGATGAACAGTTCCGCGAGAATCCCGCTCGCGTCGCCACCGCCGCCCTCAAACGCGTCGGAGAGGCCCTTCGTTGCATCGAGGAATTTTCCAAGATCGAGTGCCTATCGGCGGCGACCGGCGCGGAAAAGCTTCGCTACGAACTCTATTCGATTGAGCAAGATGCGCTGTTGACCTGTCCGCGGCGACAGCGCCTGTCCCGCGCCCGACTCCATGTCCTGGTCACCGCGTCGCTTTGCCGAGGCGATTGGCTGGACGTCTGCCATCGCGTCCTGGCGGGCGGCGCGGAGGTCCTTCAATTGCGCGAAAAGGACCTGCCGGACTGCGAATTGCTCGCCCGCGCTCGAACGATGCGGGAGATCACGCGGGCCCACAACGCCCTGCTCATCATCAACGATCGACCCGACATTGCCCGGTTGGCCGATGCTGACGGCGTCCACGTCGGCGCCCTCGATTTACCCGTTGTGGCGGTCCGTCAGATCGCCGGCCCCACGATGCTCGTCGGAAAAAGTACGCACAGCGTTGACGACGCCCGCGCGGCCATCGCCGAAGCGCCGGACTACATCGCCGTCGGCCCGATGTTTCGGTCGCCCACCAAGCCCGATGTGCCGGTGCAAGGCCCCTCGCTGCTTGCAGAGGTTGCGGTGCTGACCGATCTGCCGATCGTCGCCATTGGTGGCGTGACCGCACAGAATATGGATCGACTCCGCGCGCCGCGACACTTTGCCGTCGCCGTCAGCAGCGCCGTGATCGGCGCAGCCGACCCCGAAGCAGCGGTCCGCGGTCTCTTGACAGCGCTGCCGCGCGATCCTCTAATTACCTGA
- a CDS encoding GDP-mannose 4,6-dehydratase produces the protein MVSLITGGAGFIGSHLAEALLARGDSVIALDNLSTGSLRNLAGVMNHPKFRFVQEDVRNTQTMHLLVEQCDVVFHLAAAVGVQLIVDQPVHTIETNIHGSEVALNVANKFRKPVLIASTSEVYGKSEKVPFKEEDDTVLGATHFSRWSYACSKAIDEFLGLAYHQQYALPVVVARFFNTVGPRQTGQYGMVIPRFVERALKNEPLQIYGNGKQARCFCYVGDVVKAIIDLMACKDAPGRVYNIGSTEEISIESLADKIIQMTGSRSTKQHLSYEEAYGRPFDDMMRRIPCLDRIRGLIGFEPKTDLAEILRQVIAEKREASNARKH, from the coding sequence ATGGTTTCCCTTATCACCGGCGGCGCCGGGTTCATCGGTTCTCACCTGGCTGAGGCGCTTCTCGCCCGCGGCGATTCCGTCATCGCCCTCGATAACCTCAGCACGGGAAGCCTTCGCAATCTCGCCGGAGTCATGAACCACCCCAAGTTCCGCTTCGTACAGGAGGACGTCCGCAACACACAGACCATGCACCTCTTGGTCGAACAATGCGACGTCGTCTTTCACCTGGCGGCGGCCGTCGGCGTGCAACTCATCGTCGATCAGCCCGTGCATACCATCGAGACGAATATCCACGGCAGCGAAGTCGCGCTGAATGTGGCCAACAAGTTCCGCAAGCCGGTCCTGATCGCCTCGACCAGCGAGGTCTACGGCAAGAGTGAAAAGGTCCCGTTCAAAGAAGAAGACGATACGGTCCTTGGCGCGACGCATTTTTCCCGCTGGTCGTACGCCTGCTCCAAGGCGATTGACGAATTCCTGGGGCTCGCCTATCACCAGCAATACGCCCTGCCCGTCGTCGTCGCGCGTTTTTTCAACACCGTCGGGCCCCGGCAGACGGGTCAGTACGGCATGGTGATCCCCCGCTTCGTCGAACGCGCCCTCAAGAACGAGCCGCTGCAGATTTATGGCAACGGCAAGCAGGCCCGCTGTTTCTGCTACGTCGGCGACGTGGTCAAGGCGATCATCGATTTGATGGCCTGCAAGGATGCGCCGGGCCGGGTCTACAACATCGGATCGACCGAGGAAATCAGCATTGAATCCCTGGCGGACAAGATCATTCAAATGACCGGCAGCCGCAGCACGAAACAGCACCTTTCCTATGAAGAGGCATACGGCAGGCCTTTCGACGACATGATGCGGCGCATCCCCTGCCTGGATCGTATCCGCGGCCTCATTGGCTTTGAACCGAAGACGGACCTGGCGGAAATCCTGCGCCAGGTCATCGCCGAAAAACGAGAAGCGTCGAACGCGAGGAAGCACTGA